In Paroedura picta isolate Pp20150507F chromosome 6, Ppicta_v3.0, whole genome shotgun sequence, one genomic interval encodes:
- the XRRA1 gene encoding X-ray radiation resistance-associated protein 1 isoform X2 — translation MVFCEILHVWGQNDIRVAAGIYKLENGNSHLTNCFPARSLLQPKYAEGAGHWEVARHAAEQTKFEWWFGSKSTRIKWRGPGMPRGPLKHLDEKTLTGALLMKLHQVKIPSHLCSVDISNQNLVSAKEEDFEQFDSVAYMNATENLLTLGAFRKFPALRELELSLNGLRNLKVNAEDFPALEILDLSYNNLSPEDIRALGILPHLKALHLTANGLSSLPLDLAVPDSKDCPKFPALEVLLLDDNHLSHPNVFVSLANLRSLKQLNLDRNGLREVPYLHHLENSRFSIHPLSAKSGIREGLRTRKSAEIQRKLSGLGEQAECVATQSSVDPDRAEVLFAALSPDPSVQGDTPLSRCVSKISAASLGQDFALPLAELRYLSLANNEIEHEEDLLAVALFPSLAELTFYGNPFTTSRSGDPPLLTSFLQDKLGIKLVRKKVSKLEKPRIFIPVKAERKVKSPLPKVRKRPPMVEAPLETTFWQLWTGSDLVISPRTSLDQFEPLPPITSFSAETPKLLSGASSPPSSPSQDNSLSLLPEAQTSLDQLCEVSSLLDQILSASLSSPRPFFDEPLAVSPSAEQGPSPSLLPGQGQSQADTAPPVGTPPTEEEQSERDLPPGSSEQEADPLGRSPPIGSPPTEEDPSQVLQPTSSAGGQPDPAPGSPSEEQALPELLPPTGSPPGEPDLPGSLPPARSTSGVQKLAGSSPSTVKLEPVHSLIGVRDQGRDVSDLLGSPSLSQGEGLSAAESQILSGTIPPARSLLFEAGQLEQTPPGSPPHVQDLSELTSPSEPSSEHPTPSKPVLLVVAPSATQDQPEFGPPAGSAFQEQVLPDSVPSTGPLVTDQDLTEPLPPPEEQIRLETSPPSGAPEERDSLPSVVLTSPGPNGPDTEPLTQLSSIVQEHPKSEISSLPADQGLAKGVSWGKSLCKRPVVSEFSSYAQSSSKDLHLLFERKSSATSVSRVRKTSSEILMDEEMKSFFMTQAAEVADSLENLEKEESQCKEAITLPKTKPRPVPKRYRGYEELLDGSPDPDFIEPRGMQQNVKALEWALQHPLVYREPRARLDSFQTPYVPMERKVWRLPAPAVQKTKAQQLEELLQQMRTPNNIVELPLVCILRQKKSNWREYREALALLKDFRKRYKATVATAREVRSVHRKQSSREKPKEIQMLRSLTGMKVSGPCLKVPRAPSDKEDKGLGSLLRENAAPLQLEPRPVGD, via the exons atggtcTTTTGTGAAATCCTCCACGTATGG GGCCAGAACGACATCAGGGTTGCAGCGGGAATCTATAAACTAGAGAATGGGAATTCTCACCTCACCAACTGTTTCCCAGCCAGGAGTCTTTTACAACCCAAGTATGCGGAAG GGGCCGGCCACTGGGAAGTGGCCCGCCACGCAGCCGAGCAGACCAAGTTTGAATGGTGGTTTGGCTCGAAATCCACCCGGATCAAATGGAGGGGGCCAGGGATGCCGCGTGGACCGCTCAAACATCTCGACGAGAAAACCCTCACGGGGGCACTTCTG ATGAAGCTGCACCAGGTGAAAATCCCTTCGCATCTCTGCTCGGTGGATATCAGCAATCAAAATCTCGTCTCA GCCAAAGAAGAGGACTTTGAACAGTTTGATTCTGTTGCCTACATGAACGCCACCGAAAATCTGTTGACCCTGG GAGCCTTCCGTAAGTTCCCTGCCCTCCGAGAACTGGAACTCTCCCTGAACggcttaaggaatctcaaagttaACGCTGAAGATTTTCCAGCGTTGGAA ATCTTGGACCTTTCTTACAACAACCTGTCTCCCGAGGATATCCGGGCTctgggcatcctgccccacctgAAAGCGCTCCACCTGACAGCGAACGGACTCAGTTCCCTCCCTCTTGATCTGGCCGTCCCGGATAG CAAAGATTGCCCGAAGTTCCCTGCCCTGGAAGTCCTCCTCTTGGACGACAACCACCTTTCTCACCCCAACGTCTTTGTCAGCCTGGCCAACCTGCGCAG CCTGAAGCAGTTAAACCTGGACCGAAACGGCCTCCGAGAGGTGCCCTACCTCCACCACCTCGAGAACTCCCGCTTCTCCATCCACCCCCTCTCCGCCAAGTCGGGCATCCGGGAAGGGCTGCGAACCCGGAAAAGTGCGGAGATCCAGCGCAAGCTTTCCGGGCTGGGCGAGCAGGCGGAGTGTGTCGCCACGCAGAGCAGCGTGGATCCGGACAGGGCAG AGGTTCTCTTTGCGGCCTTGTCCCCTGACCCATCAGTACAG GGAGATACACCTTTGTCCCGCTGCGTCTCCAAGATCTCTGCAGCTAGCCTTGGCCAGGACTTCGCTCTTCCCTTAGCAGAGCTGCGGTACCTCAGCCTAGCCAACAACGAG ATCGAACACGAGGAGGACTTGCTGGCCGTGGCCCTCTTCCCGTCTCTGGCCGAGCTGACCTTCTACGGGAACCCGTTCACCACCTCGCGGAGCG GAGACCCGCCGCTGCTGACCAGCTTCCTCCAGGACAAACTGGGGATAAAACTCGTGAGGAAGAAGGTCTCCAAACTGGAGAAGCCGCGGATCTTCATCCCCGTCAAGGCCGAAAGGAAG GTGAAATCCCCGTTGCCCAAAGTCCGAAAGCGTCCTCCGATGGTAGAAGCCCCTCTTGAGACCACCTTCTGGCAGCTGTGGACCGGGTCCGATTTAGTCATCAGTCCAAGGACGAGTCTGGACCAATTTGAGCCTCTTCCGCCAATCACCTCATTTTCAGCGGAGACCCCCAAACTCCTCTCGGGGGCCagttcccccccttcttccccttcccaagacAACTCGCTCAGCCTCCTTCCTGAGGCCCAGACCTCCCTGGATCAGTTGTGCGAAGTCTCGTCCCTGCTTGATCAGATCCTGTCGGCATCCCTGTCTTCTCCCAGGCCGTTCTTCGATGAACCGCTGGCCGTATCGCCTTCAGCCGAGCAGGGGCCGTCCCCGTCTCTTTTGCCGGGGCAAGGACAGAGTCAGGCAGACACGGCCCCTCCAGTTGGGACGCCTCCGACGGAGGAGGAACAGTCGGAACGTGATCTGCCACCGGGCTCGTCGGAGCAAGAAGCAGACCCGTTGGGACGCTCCCCACCGATTGGGTCACCCCCAACAGAGGAGGATCCATCCCAGGTTCTTCAGCCCACCAGTTCTGCTGGTGGTCAACCGGATCCAGCCCCTGGCTCCCCTTCAGAAGAACAGGCTCTTCCAGAACTTCTCCCCCCAACTGGGTCTCCTCCAGGAGAACCTGATTTGCCTGGGTCTCTTCCACCAGCCAGGTCAACTTCAGGAGTCCAGAAGCTGGCCGGGTCTTCTCCATCAACTGTTAAGCTGGAGCCCGTGCATTCTCTCATTGGCGTCCGTGACCAAGGGCGGGATGTGTCAGATTTGCTGGGGAGCCCCTCGCTTTCCCAGGGAGAGGGACTGTCAGCAGCTGAATCACAGATTCTCTCCGGGACCATCCCCCCAGCGAGATCTCTCCTTTTTGAGGCAGGGCAGCTGGAACAAACTCCACCCGGCTCGCCGCCTCACGTCCAGGATCTGTCAGAACTCACCTCTCCCTCTGAGCCATCGTCAGAGCACCCAACTCCATCCAAGCCTGTCCTTCTGGTTGTGGCACCCTCAGCAACGCAAGATCAGCCGGAATTCGGGCCGCCCGCCGGCTCGGCTTTCCAAGAGCAGGTTCTGCCCGACTCTGTTCCGTCCACTGGGCCTCTTGTAACGGACCAGGATCTGACCGAGCCCCTTCCGCCTCCAGAGGAGCAGATACGGCTGGAGACCTCTCCGCCTTCGGGCGCACCAGAGGAAAGGGACTCTCTCCCATCTGTGGTCCTAACGTCCCCGGGTCCGAATGGGCCGGACACGGAGCCGCTGACCCAGTTGTCTTCCATCGTACAGGAGCATCCTAAGTCAGAGATCAGCTCTCTTCCTGCTGACCAGGGCTTAGCCAAGGGCGTCTCATGGGGCAAATCCCTCTGCAAGAGACCGGTTGTGTCGGAGTTTAGCTCCTACGCCCAGTCGTCTTCCAAAGATCTTCATTTATTATTTGAGCGCAAATCGTCTGCCACCTCCGTTTCCAGGGTCCGAAAAACTTCCAGTGAAATTCTGATGGACGAAGAGATGAAGTCCTTCTTCATGACGCAG GCGGCAGAGGTGGCAGACTCCCTCGAGAACCTCGAAAAGGAAGAGTCGCAGTGCAAGGAGGCGATCACGCTGCCCAAGACTAAACCCCGGCCGGTTCCCAAGAGATACAGGGGCTACGAAGAGCTCCTCGATGGCTCCCCCGACCCCGATTTCATCGAGCCACGGG GCATGCAGCAAAACGTCAAGGCGCTGGAGTGGGCCCTCCAGCATCCTCTGGTGTACCGTGAACCAAGAGCCCGGCTGGACAGCTTCCAGACGCCTTATGTGCCCATGGAGAGGAAG GTCTGGAGGCTCCCAGCCCCCGCTGTGCAGAAGACCAAGGCCCAGCAGCTAGAAGAGCTCCTCCAGCAGATGCGGACCCCCAACAACATCGTCGAGCTCCCGCTAG TCTGCATCTTGCGGCAGAAGAAGTCCAACTGGCGGGAATACCGCGAGGCCTTAGCGCTGCTGAAGGACTTCCGGAAGAGGTATAAAGCGACCGTGGCCACAGCCAGGGAGGTCCGATCGGTCCACAGAAAGCAGAGCAGCAGAGAAAAACCGAAGGAGATCCAGATGTTGAGAAGCCTGACGGGGATGAAAGTGAGTGGGCCGTGCCTTAAAGTCCCTCGGGCTCCCTCCGACAAGGAGGACAAAGGGCTGGGGTCTCTCTTACGGGAGAACGCAGCCCCACTTCAGCTGGAGCCACGGCCTGTAGGAGACTAA
- the XRRA1 gene encoding X-ray radiation resistance-associated protein 1 isoform X4, translating into MEFPRSRRSKSVLVVMVTKGKGKEAAMAARLKGQNDIRVAAGIYKLENGNSHLTNCFPARSLLQPKYAEGAGHWEVARHAAEQTKFEWWFGSKSTRIKWRGPGMPRGPLKHLDEKTLTGALLMKLHQVKIPSHLCSVDISNQNLVSAKEEDFEQFDSVAYMNATENLLTLGAFRKFPALRELELSLNGLRNLKVNAEDFPALEILDLSYNNLSPEDIRALGILPHLKALHLTANGLSSLPLDLAVPDSKDCPKFPALEVLLLDDNHLSHPNVFVSLANLRSLKQLNLDRNGLREVPYLHHLENSRFSIHPLSAKSGIREGLRTRKSAEIQRKLSGLGEQAECVATQSSVDPDRAEVLFAALSPDPSVQGDTPLSRCVSKISAASLGQDFALPLAELRYLSLANNEIEHEEDLLAVALFPSLAELTFYGNPFTTSRSGDPPLLTSFLQDKLGIKLVRKKVSKLEKPRIFIPVKAERKVKSPLPKVRKRPPMVEAPLETTFWQLWTGSDLVISPRTSLDQFEPLPPITSFSAETPKLLSGASSPPSSPSQDNSLSLLPEAQTSLDQLCEVSSLLDQILSASLSSPRPFFDEPLAVSPSAEQGPSPSLLPGQGQSQADTAPPVGTPPTEEEQSERDLPPGSSEQEADPLGRSPPIGSPPTEEDPSQVLQPTSSAGGQPDPAPGSPSEEQALPELLPPTGSPPGEPDLPGSLPPARSTSGVQKLAGSSPSTVKLEPVHSLIGVRDQGRDVSDLLGSPSLSQGEGLSAAESQILSGTIPPARSLLFEAGQLEQTPPGSPPHVQDLSELTSPSEPSSEHPTPSKPVLLVVAPSATQDQPEFGPPAGSAFQEQVLPDSVPSTGPLVTDQDLTEPLPPPEEQIRLETSPPSGAPEERDSLPSVVLTSPGPNGPDTEPLTQLSSIVQEHPKSEISSLPADQGLAKGVSWGKSLCKRPVVSEFSSYAQSSSKDLHLLFERKSSATSVSRVRKTSSEILMDEEMKSFFMTQAAEVADSLENLEKEESQCKEAITLPKTKPRPVPKRYRGYEELLDGSPDPDFIEPRGMQQNVKALEWALQHPLVYREPRARLDSFQTPYVPMERKVWRLPAPAVQKTKAQQLEELLQQMRTPNNIVELPLVCILRQKKSNWREYREALALLKDFRKRYKATVATAREVRSVHRKQSSREKPKEIQMLRSLTGMKHYVPPLALAATKHI; encoded by the exons ATGGAGTTTCCACGCAGCCGCAGAAGCAAGAGCGTCCTCGTCGTCATGGTgaccaaggggaaggggaaggaggcggCGATGGCGGCGCGCTTGAAg GGCCAGAACGACATCAGGGTTGCAGCGGGAATCTATAAACTAGAGAATGGGAATTCTCACCTCACCAACTGTTTCCCAGCCAGGAGTCTTTTACAACCCAAGTATGCGGAAG GGGCCGGCCACTGGGAAGTGGCCCGCCACGCAGCCGAGCAGACCAAGTTTGAATGGTGGTTTGGCTCGAAATCCACCCGGATCAAATGGAGGGGGCCAGGGATGCCGCGTGGACCGCTCAAACATCTCGACGAGAAAACCCTCACGGGGGCACTTCTG ATGAAGCTGCACCAGGTGAAAATCCCTTCGCATCTCTGCTCGGTGGATATCAGCAATCAAAATCTCGTCTCA GCCAAAGAAGAGGACTTTGAACAGTTTGATTCTGTTGCCTACATGAACGCCACCGAAAATCTGTTGACCCTGG GAGCCTTCCGTAAGTTCCCTGCCCTCCGAGAACTGGAACTCTCCCTGAACggcttaaggaatctcaaagttaACGCTGAAGATTTTCCAGCGTTGGAA ATCTTGGACCTTTCTTACAACAACCTGTCTCCCGAGGATATCCGGGCTctgggcatcctgccccacctgAAAGCGCTCCACCTGACAGCGAACGGACTCAGTTCCCTCCCTCTTGATCTGGCCGTCCCGGATAG CAAAGATTGCCCGAAGTTCCCTGCCCTGGAAGTCCTCCTCTTGGACGACAACCACCTTTCTCACCCCAACGTCTTTGTCAGCCTGGCCAACCTGCGCAG CCTGAAGCAGTTAAACCTGGACCGAAACGGCCTCCGAGAGGTGCCCTACCTCCACCACCTCGAGAACTCCCGCTTCTCCATCCACCCCCTCTCCGCCAAGTCGGGCATCCGGGAAGGGCTGCGAACCCGGAAAAGTGCGGAGATCCAGCGCAAGCTTTCCGGGCTGGGCGAGCAGGCGGAGTGTGTCGCCACGCAGAGCAGCGTGGATCCGGACAGGGCAG AGGTTCTCTTTGCGGCCTTGTCCCCTGACCCATCAGTACAG GGAGATACACCTTTGTCCCGCTGCGTCTCCAAGATCTCTGCAGCTAGCCTTGGCCAGGACTTCGCTCTTCCCTTAGCAGAGCTGCGGTACCTCAGCCTAGCCAACAACGAG ATCGAACACGAGGAGGACTTGCTGGCCGTGGCCCTCTTCCCGTCTCTGGCCGAGCTGACCTTCTACGGGAACCCGTTCACCACCTCGCGGAGCG GAGACCCGCCGCTGCTGACCAGCTTCCTCCAGGACAAACTGGGGATAAAACTCGTGAGGAAGAAGGTCTCCAAACTGGAGAAGCCGCGGATCTTCATCCCCGTCAAGGCCGAAAGGAAG GTGAAATCCCCGTTGCCCAAAGTCCGAAAGCGTCCTCCGATGGTAGAAGCCCCTCTTGAGACCACCTTCTGGCAGCTGTGGACCGGGTCCGATTTAGTCATCAGTCCAAGGACGAGTCTGGACCAATTTGAGCCTCTTCCGCCAATCACCTCATTTTCAGCGGAGACCCCCAAACTCCTCTCGGGGGCCagttcccccccttcttccccttcccaagacAACTCGCTCAGCCTCCTTCCTGAGGCCCAGACCTCCCTGGATCAGTTGTGCGAAGTCTCGTCCCTGCTTGATCAGATCCTGTCGGCATCCCTGTCTTCTCCCAGGCCGTTCTTCGATGAACCGCTGGCCGTATCGCCTTCAGCCGAGCAGGGGCCGTCCCCGTCTCTTTTGCCGGGGCAAGGACAGAGTCAGGCAGACACGGCCCCTCCAGTTGGGACGCCTCCGACGGAGGAGGAACAGTCGGAACGTGATCTGCCACCGGGCTCGTCGGAGCAAGAAGCAGACCCGTTGGGACGCTCCCCACCGATTGGGTCACCCCCAACAGAGGAGGATCCATCCCAGGTTCTTCAGCCCACCAGTTCTGCTGGTGGTCAACCGGATCCAGCCCCTGGCTCCCCTTCAGAAGAACAGGCTCTTCCAGAACTTCTCCCCCCAACTGGGTCTCCTCCAGGAGAACCTGATTTGCCTGGGTCTCTTCCACCAGCCAGGTCAACTTCAGGAGTCCAGAAGCTGGCCGGGTCTTCTCCATCAACTGTTAAGCTGGAGCCCGTGCATTCTCTCATTGGCGTCCGTGACCAAGGGCGGGATGTGTCAGATTTGCTGGGGAGCCCCTCGCTTTCCCAGGGAGAGGGACTGTCAGCAGCTGAATCACAGATTCTCTCCGGGACCATCCCCCCAGCGAGATCTCTCCTTTTTGAGGCAGGGCAGCTGGAACAAACTCCACCCGGCTCGCCGCCTCACGTCCAGGATCTGTCAGAACTCACCTCTCCCTCTGAGCCATCGTCAGAGCACCCAACTCCATCCAAGCCTGTCCTTCTGGTTGTGGCACCCTCAGCAACGCAAGATCAGCCGGAATTCGGGCCGCCCGCCGGCTCGGCTTTCCAAGAGCAGGTTCTGCCCGACTCTGTTCCGTCCACTGGGCCTCTTGTAACGGACCAGGATCTGACCGAGCCCCTTCCGCCTCCAGAGGAGCAGATACGGCTGGAGACCTCTCCGCCTTCGGGCGCACCAGAGGAAAGGGACTCTCTCCCATCTGTGGTCCTAACGTCCCCGGGTCCGAATGGGCCGGACACGGAGCCGCTGACCCAGTTGTCTTCCATCGTACAGGAGCATCCTAAGTCAGAGATCAGCTCTCTTCCTGCTGACCAGGGCTTAGCCAAGGGCGTCTCATGGGGCAAATCCCTCTGCAAGAGACCGGTTGTGTCGGAGTTTAGCTCCTACGCCCAGTCGTCTTCCAAAGATCTTCATTTATTATTTGAGCGCAAATCGTCTGCCACCTCCGTTTCCAGGGTCCGAAAAACTTCCAGTGAAATTCTGATGGACGAAGAGATGAAGTCCTTCTTCATGACGCAG GCGGCAGAGGTGGCAGACTCCCTCGAGAACCTCGAAAAGGAAGAGTCGCAGTGCAAGGAGGCGATCACGCTGCCCAAGACTAAACCCCGGCCGGTTCCCAAGAGATACAGGGGCTACGAAGAGCTCCTCGATGGCTCCCCCGACCCCGATTTCATCGAGCCACGGG GCATGCAGCAAAACGTCAAGGCGCTGGAGTGGGCCCTCCAGCATCCTCTGGTGTACCGTGAACCAAGAGCCCGGCTGGACAGCTTCCAGACGCCTTATGTGCCCATGGAGAGGAAG GTCTGGAGGCTCCCAGCCCCCGCTGTGCAGAAGACCAAGGCCCAGCAGCTAGAAGAGCTCCTCCAGCAGATGCGGACCCCCAACAACATCGTCGAGCTCCCGCTAG TCTGCATCTTGCGGCAGAAGAAGTCCAACTGGCGGGAATACCGCGAGGCCTTAGCGCTGCTGAAGGACTTCCGGAAGAGGTATAAAGCGACCGTGGCCACAGCCAGGGAGGTCCGATCGGTCCACAGAAAGCAGAGCAGCAGAGAAAAACCGAAGGAGATCCAGATGTTGAGAAGCCTGACGGGGATGAAA